From Canis lupus familiaris isolate Mischka breed German Shepherd chromosome 16, alternate assembly UU_Cfam_GSD_1.0, whole genome shotgun sequence:
TGCCCTTGACCTAAAGGAGCAGAAAAATAAGGAGATGTTGATGTAGAGGTTGAGATGGCCAGAGGGATACACAGCTCTGAATCtcctaaacatttttaagtgaaaggcATAGATTTAAAGTCAGCGGCCTGCAGAGCTGTCTTCCTGAGCACATGACCTGTACGGTCCCACTGGACCACGATGCTGAGAAGGACCCCACACTTAGCTTGATGGTCCACTGTCACCATCTGGgaattcttaatcatttttgaaCAAGCAGCCCCACATTTGCATTTTGTACTGGGGCCCACTAATTAGATGGTAGTGGGTCCTGGTGGGAGGCATGTGGCAAGTGAAGCCAAGAAAGTGAAGGAGATCCATCACTCTGGGAGAATATATGGAGTAAGTAGAGCAGGGGCCATAAATATTAAGCTcaaatttttaaagtagactaTAAATGAGAGGACAATAGGGTATCACACAGGGAAGAGGAAAATCTGGTGTCATTCTATCCAAGGGAAGAAAGCGTTCAAGGAGGAAGGCATGAGCCATACTGTCTAAAGTGGCTGAATGACTAAGCAAAAGGACAAAAAGATTCAATTCCATGACATGAAGGTCACTGGTGACCTAGGCAAGAGCAATTCGGTCAAGTGACTGAAAAGTGAAGCCAAATTTCCATGAGTTGAGGAGTAAGCTGGGGGTGAGTGGACAAAGTTGTCTGTGATGAGAAGGAGAGGTATGGGATAATGATAACGGAAGAGTCAAGTGGGGTCAAGAGGGACTTTTAAGATGGAGGACATTTGAATGTAGATAGGGACATCCAGGTGAGAGGAAGATGAAAGATTTGGGAGAGAGGGGACGACTGATAGCCTGATGTCCCTGAGAACGCAGGAAGGGTTCTAGAGcagacaggagagaaagagatcagaCAAGAGCAGAAGCACTCCTTTCACTTtggcaggaaaaggaaggaaggaagcaaggaaggagagggaggggggaagagacgGGAGGAGGAAGGGCCAATGAAATGTTAAGACCCAAGTCCCCAGGATCTGAGCTGTGAGAATCCTCACATCATATTACTCTGTCCAGACTCTGAGTCTCTGCTCTTTAATTCCTGATTCACCCTGTGGTCGGGCCAATTCATATTCTCTTAGCCTCCTTCCTGGGCTGTCATGGTACCTTTAGTCACAACCGTGGCTTACGTGGACGATAGGGATCCTGTGAAAGGACGGTGGGCTCTCTGGATCTCCACTGTCTGAAAGTGCCGCCACACTGTTTCTCTTGGCGTTGGTGAACAGACCACCCCCTGGGTTCAGCCTGGCCGTGTTGCAAAAATCTACAAGTTAGTTGCTACACTTTCTAAAGTGCCGTAAATGGTAGTAGGCCCTCATATTCACCCACAAAAGTTTATTTAATCTATTCTAAAAGCCCATTCCTTTTTCCTGAGTCCAGGAGCAGGGCCTAGATTTCTATGTACAGAGAAGATGACGCAACAGACCTTAGGCCGGTTAGCCTGCGCAGGCCAGAGTGAGTCACCCAGTGATTTACGCCCTCTGGTATCCTTCTAGCTCCAAAAGTCCTTCTTCCCGCCACCCGCTATCAGTGAGCCACTCTGGCCCTTAGGGGAGGCACAAGCTGTCACAATTTCCCAAGAAGCAGGTGGATGGTAAAGGTAAGTCCCTGACCAGACCACGGTGCAAAAAAGTGGATGTCCCTGGGATGACGTTGCATTCTCCATTGCATTCTCTCTTGGGGGGAGAGGAGAATCTGCTCTTGGTCTCTTTTTCCACGCAGTGCCTAGTGTGAAAAGAGGGGCAATCTCCTCCCACCTTAGAGGTAGCAATCCCAGAGGAAAGGAACACAGACGTTGTTTTGGCTAAAGTCATGGCTCACCTGTGGCCCATCCCAGCTCCCCAGGAAAACAACATCAGGGCTGGAGGCCACAGCCCTTCCTGAGGAATGAAGAGTCCTCTGGGTAACCTCCCTGAGCCCCTAGGATAGCAGTGGATGTTGATCAAATATTTGGGGATTCCAAGCCACGGTTCCCTATGGGCACAGTTAATACCTGGAACCTTCGTGATGCTCTAGAGTCCAACTTCTCCAGAATCAGTGCCTTGCATCCCCTAATCAAAGCTCACATTCCTTTGGTTTCCTTATAAACAAAGTATACCAGACTGCTCTTTCCATTCTCTGTTGACCTAAAAACCAGATGAGTAACTTTCCAGGATCTTTCCATAAATGAAGAGCAAACAGATCCTGAGTGGTTCTCCTGAGTGCAAAATATATACACTTCAGTGATTTATCAAGTTTGGTTGCTTAGGTGTCCTTTTTGGCTTACTTCATCATTCTTGGCTGGGTCCTGTACAGTTACAACTGTCAAATACGTGAGTTCTAGATAATGTTTCACTGTATCATTACCGTCCTCTCTACCATTAGCTGTGATGTATGTGTTCTTAAGGAGCGTTTAGCTTATCACCCCCCAGAAACCACGTGAGAATCCATTTCCAGTCGCTGACTTGGTTCTTTCCCCTCCAGCCAGTATCCAGCTGCAGAGGTGGTCAACTTTGGCACCTGGTTCCTCTTCAGCTTTCCCATCTCCCTCATCATGCTGGTGGTCAGCTGGTTCTGGATGCACTGGCTGTTCCTGGGCTGCAAGTGAGTCCCAGGGCCCTGCCAGTGAGGTAGCGAGGCTCTCCCATCCCTCCAGAGTCATGGCGGGAGCCCTGGGGAGCACTATCCAAGGGGGAGCTGCCAAGTGACCACGGAGGATGTGCGAGGAGAAGGCGCTGGACTAGACGGGGAGTCAGGCATCACCGGTTCTAGGAACTAAATATACATGGCCTTGGCACTTCACTATAAGCTCTACAATGGAATGTTCTTAACACCAGCTAACTGGTAACCCCCActccaaaccccccccccccccaccaactaCCTGGTTAAAGGAAGTATCAGATTTATAAAAAGTCTGAATGGGACTGTGGTCAATGTAGTTTCATCTCTTTCAAAGCAGACAGAGTAATTTGAACTAACTTCTAAAGAAATGTGACTCCAAGTAGAAGAATTCCTTAGGCTTCGATAGATTCCTATCGAATCTTCTAGACATGAGTGATTCATGCATAGTAGTTACATGAAATATTCACATATCTCTCCAAATCACAAGTTAGATATTCCTCTTGCAATATTATTTCTGATATTAATCTGCTTAGCAAGCTTTTCTTCATAACCATATTTTGATGATCCTCAAACACATAAAGGGAAGATAAATAGGATGTCTTGGTTCACGGGATCCAAGACtcccattggatttttttttttttcaagaactcAGAGGCAACTATCAAATATCAGTGACAGCTGTATACTTCTGTATGTAAAAACTACCCCCCATCCATACACTCACACAAGTCTGTCAAACATGATCCTTCACATCGATACACCAGAGATACACCCAGATGGATAGTCCTGGAAGCCAAGGGGAGAGTTTGAGGGGGGGCTGAGTCGTAGGACAGCCGGGGTTGGAGGGGCAGAGTGTGGAAGAGGGGGTGAGTGATTACAGCCAGCCAGCAGTTTAGTATTTGCTTACTCCTTGACTCCTCTAGGCCTCAGAAGCACGCTTTCTTTATCCTTctgctcttcttctttctcagCTTTAGAGAGACCTGCTCTCTAAGCAAGAAGAAGAAGACCAAAAGGGAAGAGCTGTCAGAGAAGAGAATCCAAGAGGAATATGAAAAGCTGGGAGCCATTAGGTAAAAATCAGCCCttcatcctctctcctcctccaggagaGAAAGCATGGCAGGTAAAGTGAGCACACAAGCAGCCTTGTTCTTGGCAGTCCCTTGCGCTGGGGGGCTTTCCACAGCTACGAATCCTGGCACTTAGAGATGCTGCTGAATGCCCAAGGCCAGCTGGCCCAGATTGCAGGAGGCCGCCCTCCCCCTTTGTCGTGTTCCAAGTCCAAGGTATAGCCATGGTGTGGGGTGGATGGCGCAGATGGGGGGCCGGGGAAGGAAGTGTGAGACAACACAGCACCCTCTTGGGACAGACCCAATGTCCTGTGAAGTCAGCGCCCCACACTGCTCTGAACGGACCACTGCCAGTCCCAGGGCCACTCCTAGGAAGCTGGGGGGCATCGAGCATCATCAAATGCAGACTTAAAGCCAGAGGGCCCAAGGAATCACCACCCCCTCAGCCATCATCGGCTTTCTCCAGTGACCACAGATCCTACTTGGTGGGGTTTTTCTCCTTTCATGGTGTAGGCAGATGGCTTTAGGCAAAAGGATCCTGGTATaagcagtatttttaaatggtttgatTTATAAAAGGAGTGCATGTTCATTGTAGAGCATTCAGAAAATACggaaaatagaaagagagaactAAAACGGACTTTCCTTTTATTCAGTGTTAACTGTTCCCAACTGTTACCGTAATtactcttccttctgtttttttgtgcaaaattatatgcatttttgCTAAAACTCAGTCCAAACTGAACATGGTCTTTTTTCACTCAGCGCTAGACTGTCCTCTTATTCCCAGGCCATTAGCTCTGCAGTGCAAACATAATGATCAGATGCATCACATTTGAACCTACAGTTAGACCAAAATGTATCTGATGTCACGGGATATCACTGAATatgtaggttgtttccactttcaGTGTTTAATCTTTAAGTAGGTAACATATCACTGTGCATCTCTGGTTATTCCCTTACACGAAAGGAAGGACCAAATTTAAGGCTCCTGGTAGCATCGTCAAATTCCCTCCGAAGGGTTGTGGCCGCTCCAGGCCCACTAGCCGAGTGTGGGGGCCTGTGTCACTGTGTCCTCGTAGGAGGCCCTGCTCTCTATTGTTGCCTCAATGTCTGCGGCtgtgccccctcctcccttcctacCTCAGCTGCTCCCGGAGACACGGGCGACATCCTGTTTTCTGGCATCTTCTTGGCCCTCTTCCCACTTCAGTCGGGCTGCTCAGAGCAGCGGGGCAGTGGCTGTTCTGTCTCCAGGATGGGGGCTCTGGACAcagcagcagcccccccccccccccccccccccccccccgccgggagGAGTGAAGAAGCCAGCAGAGACCTCCCAGATCCCGGAGCAGCTCTTCCTGTTGTATTTCATAGCTACCCTGAAATGGTAACTGGATTTTTCTTCATCCTGATGACCGTGCTGTGGTTTACCCGGGAGCCTGGCTTTGTTCCTGGCTGGGATTCTTTCTTTGAGAAGTAAGTGGTCTTGTCTCCTCCTTTAAGAATCATCCCCTGATGCAGATCCTTCAGGCAGGGTGTCCCTCCTTGGCTCGCAGGGGCAGCCATGAGCCCAGGAAGCACAACATCCCCTTGCAAGTGGCCTCTCTTGAGGGAAGCCAAAGTGTGGAGGCAGGAAGAAAACAGAGCATGTGGCATCTGAGTCTGGGGTTGGGATTTCATGCTGCCCCCTgaccagccatgtgaccttggttTTGTTTCCTAAGCTCTTGAAACCTCAGTTGTCTTGCAGGTGGCTCTGAGGCTTAAGGTCAAAGGCCAGCTGTGAGAGAGTGTGGCCGGAGGTGGCCGAGGCCTTGGCAGGCTGAGGCaggcagtggcaggcagaggcccCAGGGCCACCCCCACAGGACCCCCGAGGACCAGGGCCACAGCTCTCTCTGTTCAGCTTCTCAACTGAgcaaagacacacacagaagtgTGACCCTTGTAGGAAAGAGAAGTTATCCTTCCATAGTCTCCTCTATCGAAATAACCCCTGATCTCTCCTTCTAATGGGCCCATGATCCACACCGAGACGTCTACACTAGTGGGGCCCGGCCTCCGGCCTCCAACCCTTGCCCATTAAATCAGTATGGCAGCTGATGCAGGAAGGCAGGCGGAGGACCCTCTAGATTGGGCCCTAAAGAGAGGCACTGTGTTCCCACAGACCGTCCTGAGACCTGGtgttcccctccctcctggccctctgcccccagccctgctcattTCTTTGCTAGGAAGGGCTACCGCACCGATGCCACGGTCTCTGTTTTCCTcggcttcctcctcttcctgattCCAGCAAAGAAGCCTTGCTTTGGGAAGAAGAGTGATGGTGAGAGAGGTTCAAGGGAAGAAGTCAGGGCTGGCTCTGGTCAACCATACCCAAGTCAGAATTTTCAGAAGAGCCTCACCAAGGCTGTTCTGAGGctccccttctgccccccaaTAGCAGAGCAGCCTCCCCAGCCATCAGTTCACCAATTAGGTCCTTGTCTCCACAAACCCTCATCCTGCTCTTCCTCTACCTGTGatccagggcagagccaggagcccTCCCTGGGGACAGAGCCCATCATTACATGGAAGGACTTCCAGAAGACCATGCCCTGGGAGATTGTCATTCTGGTGGGAGGAGGCTATGCTCTGGCCTCTGGCAGCAAGgtaactcttgatttctattCTTATTGGGCCAACAGTTTGTTTTAAGCAGCTTTACCTAATGAGTCATTTCTATTCTGGGAGGAAGACTCCAAGGTGCTGAGGGAGACATGAACATTCACCCAGGGGAAGAGTATGGCCAGGCGTGGGTATCCTGTCCTGCCCTGAACCTCTAGGCTAGCACTACTGAGGATGGGGAGTTAGAGACCAGCCGTGCTGGGGAGTCAGGGCATGTGGGCACTCCCACCTCACTCACCAGCCCACAATGCCACTGGCAAAAGGTTGGTTTCTATAGCCATCTCCTTCTGGGCATTTGACAGTGGTAGTAAGAGGCTGTAGGGGTCCAGAGACACCCCAAATTGACACACAGCAAACTCCTTCAATCCTCCCACATGCATACATTGAGCCCCTTTGGAGAATGCATGCTAACGCTGATGTAAATGCTACACAGGTGCCTCGCTTTCCTGATTGGGAGGAATTGGGATAAGATCTTATAGAAGGGGCTGGTGGGAAATAGTTGAATTTCCTAAAATGTTAGCCCTTCCTGAAATAGAAAAGGACTCCCCCAAATTAATCAGGTTCACACAGTTTTTCCCTCGACCTTTGCTATATTAACCTGGCTTGCTTTTTGGCTGCCCATTCACTGACGGCCGATGCTATCTGCATCTAAGATCACAGAATCCCCCAGGTGGAAGGAACCCTGAAGGACACTGCGTCCCGTCTCCTACCCAGTGAGAGAATTCCCTGCAGGACACCCCTGGGCTCGAACACCACCAGTGGCAGGGCACTCCCTGAGCAGGGAACAGAGAGGTGGTCTTTACTTTTAGCTCTGGTCTTCCGTATGTCTTCCACTGTTTGGCTCTGTTCTCTCGAACCCTAACCTAGGTAATAATGATTAAAGTAATAAAGTTATTAGATCCCCTTAGATCACCCCCCCCAAACTAAAACTCCCTAGTTCCTCCACCATTCTTCAAGAAGTAGTGACCCCTTACTGTGCTGGTTGCTCCTTAGGACTCACTACACTCTGCCCTTGGCCTTATTCCAACATGGTCCAGAGGTGGCCAGTCTCCTACAGAATAAAAGTCGTATTACTGGAGCCCCATCTCTCACCTCCGATCCAAGCACcaatctgtatttttatgaaaGCTTTTATAAGGCTTCCTTGACATTCATATCAACATCTTTATTGAAACTAAAATCCTCATTCTTTTCATTGCTAGCCACTACTACGTGTCCCATCTTTCAAGCAATCCTGTATATGTGCTATTGGTATTTCCAAGTTCAGAATATCATACTTTTCTTTATTGATAGTTTGGGCCACTGCATCTAGCCCGGAAAGATTTTAACTACAAATGTGTCTGTGCTACAGATAGCATAGTTGATATTTCTGTAAAATCTACTGAGTCTACTAATTTTAATATGTCAAGTATGACATAGGTGATTCCTATCAAGTTTGAGATAATTTCAGTCTTGACACGAGGTTAAATCCaatgtaaaatttttttgtaCCAAGgtttaaaagagtaaataaataagacgTCCTTTGTTGTGCTTTTCTCTAAATTGGCAATCTAATTTGTGGATTTCTTTCAAATTACAGTATAAAAaagcttctggaaaaaaattgctatttttacTTTAGCTCTGAGTACTATCTGTATAATGTGATAAATGGAGCTCTGTTTCTTTATAAGAAGTACTATTCCCACTCAGCTAAATGTTCTTCCTCCTGTTTATCCAGTGGGTAAGGCTTAATATGCTAGAAGAGGTACCAGTCATGAATTGCTGTAGTCCCATGTTGGATTTGCAGCCCATAGGCagtagagcaaaaagaaaaatgtgctccCAGGTAAAATGGCCACAGCAGAGAGAATTCTGAAGGCCTTTTACCACCAGCTATCTACGAGCTTGCCTTGAGGTGGTCAGGGTGCTGTAGAGATCAAATAGCCTTTGAGGAATTTGGAAAGGGGAGATAAAGCAGCCTGCTGACAATGCGGTGAGGCTGTCTTTAATATGAGTAGGAGTCATAGCTTGAGGAATCATAAAATCTCACCTTGCTTTGGGCTCTACTCTCCTTTCTTCAGTGCATTTGCAGTCTCTAGGGTAGGTACAAAAAGTTAGAGCACACCAACcatagaagagagaggaggagggagcgaGGGCAGGAGAATGCATATGGTAACCTAGGGTTTTAGTATAAACCTCAACAGcgtcctttattttttaagggagggagggaatcttcACCACTGGCAAATGAACAACTTCTAACCAAATATGTTATTCCAAGTGGGAGATACTCATTTATTGGAGTAGATCTATATAAATTTTGCTAATGGAAAAGGGTTTGAGAGTGGCAACATGCCTTCGTATCTTGTGTCGTGAAAAAGCACTGGTGGATTGTAGATCCTGATGTCAGCCATGATGAGATTGAACCTGAAACAGGCCGGGGCTGCATGACAAGATTTGTGGCCTAGGGGGGTGGCATCTTCCCACTAAGCTCAGATAGACAGGTAATCCCTCTATGTAAAGCTTCCAGGGTTTAGGCCTGCCCCCCGACTCTGCACAAACCGCAAGGAAGGGGACTATCCAAAGATATTGATAATCTTCCCCCTTCCACAGGTGATAAGAGAGCTagatttcttaagattttatttgagaaagtgcatgcgatagagagagagagagagagagagagaactcgaGCATGCGCgcacatgagcaagggggagcagcagagggagagggagaagcagactcgccgctgagcagggaactccatgggtgacttgatcccagagccctgaaggactcgatcccaggagcctgggatcatgacctgagctgaaggcagatgcttaactgactgagccacccaggcacctgagagAGCCACACTTCAAAAACAGAATTAAGGATTACACTGGCGGGGGTGGTCTGTGTAAAAAGCACCATTGGCTGGATGACAGAGTGAAAATGTCACAGGCTGGAGAGAGTAAGGAGATTGAAGTTGAGGGGCCCATTGCCCCGAAGATCTTCAGCCCCTGCCAAACCATCAGCAAAATCGTAAGAAGAATCACAGCAATTAGGATGGGTTGCTCTCTATACCCTGTGATGAATGCCTAGGAAATCCCAAAATTGAATGTGATAGAACCATAAAGAATTTTCCGGGCTGTAAAAATGATCCCATCATCAAATCAGCAATGCCTCTGGGTCCAGTCTGCTTGAAAATAGGAAGGCAAATTAGATGACTCCTAGTGGTTCCTTCCAGCCCCCCAACATCCCTGACCTTCTGGAGTCCAAAACTTCCATGGGGAAtgtgctttttctcctttcttcttactCTATCACCCATCTTCCTGCAGAGCTCTGGCCTCTCCACATGGATTGGACACCAGATGTTGTCTCTGAGTGGCCTCCCACCGTGGGCTGTCACCCTGTTGGCATGCATCCTGGTGTCCATTGTCACAGAGTTTGTGAGCAACCCAGCCACCATCACCATCTTCCTGCCCATCCTATGCAGCCTGGTGAGTAGGGAAGGGCTCCCACGTGTCAGGACGGGCTGCCTTGGGCCCGAGGAGCAGGTCCACGGCTGTACTCTCTCGTCTGGTTATTGCCACAGCCTCCACTGATTGGTGCTCCAGCCATAGTTTGGAAATGAAGTGTTTCAAATatgataagtgaataaataacCCTAGGATTCCAATTCCTCACAATCATCATTTCTATCTCTCCTAAGACCTAATAGTAGGGCCAGAGGAAGAACTATGGAAAATGGGGACAAAATGCTCCCAGAAGTACACTCAGCTGTCAAGCCCAAGACCACAACTCTGTCATCACCACCTCCCCCGAGTTTCACtgtcgggggtgggggtaggggtaggggaggTCCTGAGAATTGAGGCAATCAATGCCACCCTCATCCCATGGTCTCAGAACAATCTTTTATTCATGAATGAGGGGAGGGGAGCCACCACCGGATCTCAGCCTGGCTAAGCAGCCCCCAAGGTACTGCGCTACACACAATGCTGCGTCTGTCCCATTAGCAAGGTGGAACCTATAAAATGAAGCCACCTCCTCCTCATCCCCAACAAAATGATATACTTCTGCTCTTTTTAACCCCAAACTACCCCCAGCCACTGTCTTTGCTCTTTGCTCAGATGTCTCCTTCCAACTGCTCCCTCCATCGTCTGTGTGAGCACCGGGATACACTTGGTTAAGACTCTGCAACACTGAGGGCAAGaccatgggttcaaatcccataCAATGCAAGCATCTTACCTAGAGGGACCCCTCACCTCAACCAAAGTAACTTATCCAAGAGACTTGAGTTTGAAGAATGAATCTCCTgactaaagaataaaattagaccAGCACCAGGAAATGACACATCCCTTCTAGGAAGGAATCCCAAACCCATGTTTCCACAGGGAGTGAGTGAGCAGTAGGAGCCCACCTGGGTTGCCCAGCACCGTGTGCCCTTAAGGGTAGTGATTTAACTACTTGTAGCACATGGCATCCAGCAGAAATTAGCCAACGCCGAGCTGCCATTTTGAGCATGTTTGCGATGTTAAGCCCAAGAAATGCAAGCCTAATGTCAATGCTCATGTTTCTGTGAATTCTCTCTTCTCCTAGTCTGAAACGCTGCACATTAATCCACTCTACACTCTGATCCCAGTCACCATGTGCATCTCCTTTGCAGTGATGCTGCCTGTGGGCAATCCCCCCAACGCCATCGTCTTCAGCTATGGGCATTGCCAGATCAAAGATATGGTAAGTCGTGGATGCCCTCTTCCTGCCATGAGGACAGGGACCAGTggtccccagcctcctcctgaagtttattattttatagcaGGCTCTATAGTCTGTCAGCACTCAGTCTAGTGTGGTAGAAAGAATGGTGCTGGCAAAAAGGCTGttggggggaaaggagaaaaaaaagtgagaaatatcagaaagggagacagaacatggaagactcctaactctgggaaacaaactaggggtggtggaaggggaggtggggggggggggtgggggtgactgggtggcaggcactgaggtgggcacttgacgggatgagcactgggtgttattctgtatgttggcaaattgaacaccaataaaaaataattattaaaaaaaataataaaaaggctgTTGGTTGGTCCATGAGGCCCAATAACGTGCTCTCCCAGCCTTATCTGGGAGAAAGGGGGTACACAGAGAAAGCTGGAATAGTCACGAGATGCAGCCCAGGGTGAGAGGCACGAGGGtttccctcagtttcttcactggACCAGTGGGGATGTTCATTGCAAAAGGTGCTGTTTACTTAGAGACGTGAAGCAGGAGAAACTGTAGGAACCTAGGGTGGAAGGTATGATGGGACAGGCCCCTCCCATTGAGCTCTCCCCAACACAGGCAGCCCTTGAAGCAGCAATGGCCAAGCGAAGCACCCACAGCTCATTGCTCGGTTCTCAGCTGGACTCCCACAAGATGGAGGCAGATGGTCAGACTGTAGTGTTGGGCATATTTACCCTCGACCCCTCAGCCTATACCCCCTGCTGTGCTCCTGGGTATCCAggctcctggggggctggggaaaagataaaaacaactcATAATTACTGGGGCTGGGTGGTCTGAAATAGGGACCAGTCCCCCTTGCTGAGGGTCTCACACGTTCTTGTTCACGGACGTCCAGACGCATTCTCAGCAGCCCTGTAAATGCCAAATGGAGGAAAGGGAGAGCTTCGGGCTGGTAGCAGATATTCAGGCCCTTTCTACCATTCGAACTGCTCATCTAAGTCACCTGTAATACTTCAGGGAAGGGAGGTCACAGCCATCCCCCTCGCCCTCATCTCTTACTGCACAACCCTGTCTGCTCAAGAGAGTTGGGCTCGGTTCCAACTCTCCTGTCCCCCCTAGTTCCTCTTCTGGGTGCCCCCACcactcatcccccacccccacagtctTTTCTGGA
This genomic window contains:
- the SLC13A4 gene encoding solute carrier family 13 member 4 isoform X4; amino-acid sequence: MVLMAGAKPGMLLLCFMCCTTMLSMWLSNTSTTAMVMPIVEAVLQELVSAEEEQLVAGNSSAEEAEPISLDVNNSQPSLELIFVNEDPSTADFASLMQNKNLNGVPTVTNPVKTANPQGKKQHRSQEKPLVLIPGPRNQELNRKYKSQHDQMICKCLSLSISYAATIGGLTTIIGTSTSLIFLEHFNNQYPAAEVVNFGTWFLFSFPISLIMLVVSWFWMHWLFLGCNFRETCSLSKKKKTKREELSEKRIQEEYEKLGAISYPEMVTGFFFILMTVLWFTREPGFVPGWDSFFEKKGYRTDATVSVFLGFLLFLIPAKKPCFGKKSDGQSQEPSLGTEPIITWKDFQKTMPWEIVILVGGGYALASGSKSSGLSTWIGHQMLSLSGLPPWAVTLLACILVSIVTEFVSNPATITIFLPILCSLSETLHINPLYTLIPVTMCISFAVMLPVGNPPNAIVFSYGHCQIKDMAALEAAMAKRSTHSSLLGSQLDSHKMEADGESWPRGQCHWPSNRDGGHQHMGS